The following proteins are encoded in a genomic region of Sebastes fasciatus isolate fSebFas1 chromosome 14, fSebFas1.pri, whole genome shotgun sequence:
- the mphosph8 gene encoding M-phase phosphoprotein 8 isoform X3, with protein sequence MNPVKQACTIGETRSFEGERSLIEERSSSDALRLTSNLDSARNDEGTPRVKENIPQDLDGPKDGEKMPSCPASINTEQVTVREHEQIQKGGKDITESKNTACDSATKQESQGREDQKRLQEDEMSNGGLSSKLNFDHSNPTRNAEGMLTRGKDKTKQKGVADEQRSPGEANDSSDEADQSDGADQVQSKEIPRRRSGRRRKTEEKRQPTRSSLRTCKKVLEPPPSKTNDEKKESSKKHFCLYCKMAFTQLAKHLERKHADETDVAHAIRFPKGSKVRQTMLDQIRNKGDYEHNCQVLKSGEGEIVTKKQVKNPTISVRDFLPCQHCFAFYRKTDLWRHERSCKARKGDQKSSERTNRVSSAASRLLPMSEFLTGGCEEIIHIMHQDDISRHIRNDPLICKYGNALSAKYDHDKSQFAYIAQKMRELGRFVVAVSELDKSVKYLHEICQPSRFELAVEGAKKASGFDPSSSKFKTVSLVSKIGYSLKRAAEIAFGESRMTEDSETEGEVKKFIHLLDTKWSQCFSRKALALSLKQDVKKVEVDKSTVTEDLVKLHRFITGEEEEARKELKESPNLSTWKKLSEATLADVCLFNRGRVGNIGRMLLQTYTCKKSMGTFVPSADQIRKSTKLELDLGSSFTRLELEGQYGRNMLVLLTERMVLSIDLLIENREQAGVSKTNPYLFARTEGPSFIRGLDCFRRSAMECGVKNPEALLSSSLREQIASCWQLMSLSEGEMDQVAKLLGRSSEECYRLSKNASQLEEVSKQLLKMDRTLPSSPRSTAKDGTVQKPALKRRPWSEMEQAAVKRFLSEFITGMKVPGKKECNACIAAEPDLGGRSWTDVKNYVHNTLQTIRRRSNQHKSDGNVNESPKSPKAGVETTEKDLEDSSVVCTLTTVNPDHLRETSNCCMTMAPTNFPQEMTSTYATLCSTSANMIHTGQPLISTFTPLNATDTQVVPTFTPHNTTNALMPPYAPENSILMPLSSYTQNATSMPPSSVYTSQDTMGSPLIPSYTTLTTPSTSMVPTFTPLTTSAPMVPAFSTLNDRSRPIVSSFTALNHSIAPAYPAVPPPLRAPTTAQVVPTIHRPSVPNRTPVVQENMSAAGKKVTPADKPQKRNKRLWSKEEQAAVRRQFGDFCKLVKVPGKKDCDACLAAEPALNSRTWREVKYFVHNSIQSMKRRGHVVASKPSTGVQEPETHHSNNNPNTEWDGPVYLSL encoded by the exons ATGAACCCTGTGAAGCAG GCTTGTACTATTGGTGAGACGAGGTCATttgaaggagagaggagcttgATTGAAGAGAGAAGTTCGAGTGATGCTCTTAGGTTGACTTCTAACCTTGACAGTGCCAGAAATGACGAGGGTACTCCGAGAGTAAAAGAGAATATCCCACAAGATTTGGATGGTCCAAAAGATGGCGAAAAAATGCCAAGCTGCCCTGCCAGTATAAACACTGAGCAAGTGACAGTGAGGGAACATGAACAGATCCAAAAAGGTGGAAAGGATATAACTGAATCCAAAAATACTGCTTGTGATTCAGCTACCAAGCAGGAAAGTCAAGGAAGGGAAGACCAGAAGCGATTACAGGAAGACGAGATGTCAAATGGTGGTTTATCAAGTAAATTGAACTTTGATCATTCAAATCCAACCAGAAATGCAGAAGGGATGCTGACAAGGggcaaagacaaaacaaagcaaaaggGCGTAGCTGACGAGCAAAGGTCCCCTGGGGAAGCGAATGACTCAAGTGATGAGGCAGATCAGTCAGATGGTGCCGATCAAGTTCAATCAAAGGAGATTCCTAGAAGGCGTTCTGGGCGCCGCAGGAAAACTGAAGAGAAGAGGCAACCGACACGATCCAGTTTAAGGACCTGTAAGAAAGTGCTTGAACCGCCCCCTAGCAAAACGAACGATGAGAAAAAGGAGTCAAGTAAAAagcacttctgtttatattgcAAAATGGCTTTCACCCAACTTGCAAAGCACTTGGAAAGGAAACATGCGGACGAAACAGATGTTGCCCACGCAATACGCTTTCCCAAAGGTTCCAAAGTCAGACAGACGATGCTTGACCAAATTCGCAATAAAGGAGATTATGAACACAATTGCCAAGTTCTCAAAAGTGGCGAGGGGGAAATTGTGACCAAGAAACAGGTTAAAAATCCCACCATATCTGTCCGCGACTTCCTGCCTTGCCAGCACTGCTTCGCTTTTTATCGCAAAACTGATTTGTGGAGACATGAGCGGTCATGTAAGGCCAGAAAGGGAGATCAGAAATCCTCTGAAAGGACAAATAGAGTCAGCAGTGCTGCCTCCCGGCTGCTTCCAATGTCAGAGTTCTTAACTGGAGGCTGCGAGGAAATCATCCACATCATGCATCAAGATGACATCTCGAGGCATATCAGAAATGACCCACTCATTTGTAAATATGGCAATGCATTGTCTGCCAAGTATGACCATGACAAGTCTCAGTTTGCTTATATTGCACAAAAGATGAGGGAACTGGGTAGATTTGTGGTCGCCGTAAGCGAGCTTGACAAGAGCGTGAAGTACTTGCATGAAATATGTCAACCATCCAGATTTGAATTAGCCGTTGAAGGAGCTAAAAAAGCTAGTGGTTTTGACCCCAGTTCCAGTAAGTTTAAAACCGTTTCCCTCGTCTCAAAGATCGGCTACTCTTTGAAACGAGCTGCGGAAATAGCTTTCGGGGAAAGTCGCATGACCGAGGACAGTGAAACTGAAGGTGAAGTGAAAAAGTTCATACACCTTCTTGACACAAAATGGAGTCAGTGTTTTTCTCGCAAAGCTCTTGCATTATCTCTTAAGCAAGATGTGAAGAAAGTGGAAGTAGACAAGTCAACTGTGACAGAAGATTTGGTAAAACTCCACAGGTTTATCACaggggaagaagaggaagcCAGGAAGGAGCTGAAAGAAAGTCCTAATTTGTCAACATGGAAAAAGCTCAGCGAGGCCACTCTGGCAGATGTGTGTCTGTTTAACAGAGGAAGGGTCGGAAATATTGGCAGAATGCTGTTGCAAACTTACACTTGCAAGAAGAGTATGGGAACATTTGTGCCCTCTGCGGATCAAATAAGGAAAAGCACAAAATTGGAGCTGGACCTTGGTAGCAGTTTCACCAGGTTAGAACTAGAGGGTCAGTATGGGAGGAACATGCTGGTTCTGCTAACGGAAAGGATGGTTTTGTCAATCGACTTACTCATTGAAAATCGAGAACAAGCCGGTGTGTCAAAAACGAACCCATACCTGTTTGCACGGACTGAAGGTCCATCCTTCATCAGAGGATTGGATTGTTTCCGAAGGTCTGCAATGGAATGTGGAGTTAAAAACCCAGAAGCACTTCTGTCCTCGTCATTAAGAGAGCAAATTGCCAGCTGCTGGCAGCTAATGAGCCTCAGTGAAGGCGAGATGGATCAAGTGGCCAAGCTGTTGGGAAGGAGCAGCGAGGAGTGTTACAGGCTCTCAAAGAATGCATCGCAGCTGGAGGAAGTGAGCAAACAACTTCTCAAGATGGATCGAACGCTGCCATCAAGTCCACGCAGCACTGCAAAAGATG gAACTGTACAGAAGCCCGCTTTAAAGAGAAGACCTTGGAGTGAGATGGAGCAGGCTGCCGTGAAGCGTTTCTTGAGTGAATTTATCACAGGGATGAAGGTTCCGGGCAAAAAAGAGTGCAATGCTTGCATAGCTGCTGAACCAGATCTCGGTGGCAGGTCTTGGACAGATGTCAAAAACTATGTACACAACACACTACAGACAATACGGAGGAGAAGTAACCAGCACAAGTCTGACGGGAATGTAAATGAGAGTCCAAAGAGCCCGAAAGCCGGAGTCGAAACCACAGAGAAAGATTTGGAAGACTCGAGCGTTGTCTGTACTTTGACAACAGTGAATCCAGATCACCTGAGAGAAACTTCAAATTGCTGTATGACAATGGCTCCAACCAACTTCCCCCAAGAGATGACCTCAACTTACGCAACCTTGTGTTCTACGAGTGCAAACATGATCCACACGGGTCAACCGCTGATTTCTACTTTCACGCCGTTGAATGCTACTGATACACAAGTGGTTCCTACATTTACTCCACACAACACTACAAATGCACTAATGCCTCCATACGCACCAGAGAACAGCATACTTATGCCATTGTCTTCTTATACGCAGAATGCCACAAGTATGCCACCATCTTCTGTGTATACCTCACAGGACACTATGGGTTCACCTTTGATTCCTAGTTATACCACCCTTACTACTCCGAGCACTTCAATGGTTCCTACATTCACGCCATTGACCACAAGTGCACCAATGGTCCCTGCATTCTCGACACTAAACGACAGGAGCAGGCCTATCGTTTCTTCATTCACAGCCCTGAACCATTCAATTGCACCAGCTTACCCCGCAGTCCCGCCACCACTTAGGGCCCCTACAACTGCACAGGTTGTCCCAACAATCCATAGACCCAGCGTTCCCAACAGAACGCCAGTTGTACAGGAAAATATGTCCGCCGCAGGAAAAAAAGTCACTCCAGCTGACAAGCCTCAAAAGAGAAACAAGAGGTTGTGGAGTAAGGAGGAACAGGCTGCGGTGAGGCGTCAGTTCGGAGACTTCTGTAAACTGGTCAAAGTGCCGGGCAAAAAGGATTGTGATGCATGTTTAGCTGCCGAACCTGCCTTGAACAGCAGAACGTGGAGGGAAGTCAAATATTTCGTACATAACTCAATTCAATCGATGAAAAGAAGAGGGCATGTTGTCGCCTCCAAACCAAGTACAGGAGTACAGGAACCAGAGACTCAtcatagtaataataatccaaacacGGAGTGGGATGGTCCCGTTTATCTGTCCCTGTAA